ACAAAAATTGTTGATGATTTTCTTTTATATCCCCTTACTCATCGGCTATGCATCAGATGGATTTCTTTATTGTTTTTTACTTTCTTAGCCATTTCAAACTATGCAGCAGAAATCATGGATAATAAATTCTATATAGATGTAGAAATTCTGCCGAACGCAAATCAAATACATCTTAAATCAAATGGCAATCTTATTATCTCAGAAACAGACTCTCCATTTCAATTGGAATTTTCAAAGCCTGAATTATCTATTCAATTAACGGAAAAAGTAGAAACTTCACCTTATTGGAGAGTTGGAATAAAAAAATTCTCAGACAAAGTTAGTGCTGAAAAATTTTTAAAAAATTTTTCTGAATGCTTTGCTGAACCATCATCAGAAATTGCTTATAAAAACAAAGAACTAAAGCAAATTAGCAATTATTCAGTGTATCTAAAAGAAAGGTTTAATTCATACGAATCGGCAAAAGCAATGTGTGAGATGGATGGATGGATTGAAGAAAAATACTCTTTCTCCAATTCTGAAGTTTTGATTTATGACATCAAAAACGATAAAGAATATTTTCTCAATGCTCCTCTCAATATTACTTCTAACAAACCGATTATAGTTTTTCAAATTCCGAAAACAAATTTCTGGGATCCAAAACAATTTGTAACTCGTTCCTATGAAGGAAATCTCAAAATTCAGTTAAACCAGCTTGGCAAGATGAATCTTATTGCAAATGTTGAATTTGAAAGATATATTGCTGGAGTTGTGCCAAATGAAATTGGAGATGACACTCCAATGGAAGCGATGAAAACACAAGCTATTGCCGCTCGCTCAGAAGCACTCTATAAAATAATTCACAAACAACATAAAGATGATGGTTTTGACCTCTGCGCAAGTGTGCATTGCCAGGTTTTTTCAGGTCTTACTGATGTTACTAAAAAAGTAAAAAGGGCAGTTGGCGAAACCGAATATATGGTAGGCATTTATAATTTTGAAATTATCAATGCGGTATATTCAACTAATTGTGGAGGCATTACAGAAAATAGCAATAATGTTTGGGGCGGCAAATCTGTCCCCTATCTTACAAGCATTTATGATGGAAAAAACAGTTACAAAATTAATCTAACTAATGAAAGTAAGGTAAAACAGTGGATATTGGGGAAACAACAAGTATTTTGCAATACCGAAAATGAAAAGGGCTGGATAAAAAATTCCTACAAATGGAAAAAGGAATTCTTAAAAGAAGATTTAGAAGAACACCTAAATTCAATTTCAGATTTGGGAAAGTTGAAAGACATTAAAATCCTAAAAAGAGGAAATTCAGGTCGGATTTTAGAGCTTAAAATTATTGGCACAAAAAATGAGATACATCTAAATAATGAATTGCAGATTAGACAAGCTTTTAGCGGCTTAAAGTCATCTCTGTTTTTTGTGCAGATAATTGGAAACAAAGTAATTTTTTCTGGTAAAGGTTCTGGTCACGGCGTTGGAATGTGTCAGGTTGGTGCCATCCAAATGGCGAAGGAAGGATATTCTGCAAAAGAGATTTTGAAGCATTACTATACTGGGATAAAGATAACAAAAATTAAGTTATCAAATTAGTATGAGATTTTAATCCTCTGGACTTAATGTAAGTTGTTTAGGTGTTTGCTTCTAACAAACCAATAATAAACTCAAAGGGAAATTCCTTTTTAAATTCAACAATAATTTCTATCAACAGGTTTTCAATTTCATCTGCTAACTTGCTTACATTGATTGTATTTCTTATTTTCCTGATTCCAGATAAAGATTTCCACAAAGATTTATACACAACAAGAGATGTATAGTAAGCATCCTCAAGAAAAAATTCATCTTTGGTAACTACAAATTTCTGCAAAGAATCTAAAGTCCTATGAATTTTTACTGGAATAATTGTTTTATACCAATCCAAATCTGAAAATGGTTCTTCTAATCCGTGCAAACTCAAATATCGTGCTCTATAATCTTGCAGAAAATCTTCTGCTTTAATTAGATAATCATTACTGAGTTTAATGATATGTTTTTTCTGAACCTCTATGTGAATCTTCTCAAAAGGGTCTTCTTCATTCAGAGGTAAAATTTCAATTTTATTTTCTTTGATAAATTTGCCTATCATCTCTCGTGCTTCTTCCAGATTCTCTTTAAGAATTTCAAACCAGTCCTTGTCTTCATACCTGTCTTCAATTTCTTTTTTATAAACTGTGCATCTATCTTTCACAGGACATTTTTCACAGCGGTAATCACAATAATTATAAGGTGCTTTTTTCACTTTTCTCTCCCAAAGCTTATGAATAATTTTATTAAAAAATAGAAAGTAGCTGTAATCATTGTCAAATTTTATTTTCCTGTAAATTATCAGAGTAAGAAAATTGAGTGTTATTTTTAACCTGATAAATCATCCTAAAAAAAATGGAAAATATATTTGACAAGAATATTGTAAGAATTTTATTTTGTATATTGTTTAATCAATTGCCAATAATTGGGAAATACAGAAATGAAAAACAATGAAAAAATAAAACTTGAATATAAAAGCCTTTCTAAAGATGAGGTTTATCTAATATCTCGGGCTGAGTTTGAGAAGCAAACAGTCATCACAACTGACTATGCCAAAAAGCTTTTCACTAATTCACGAAAAGCATCTAAAATTTTAGATAAATTAACGAGAAAAGAACGTCTTATCCAGATTGAAAGAGGTAAATATATAGTTGTGCCCCTAAAAGCCCCCAATCAATTATGGACTCCTAACGAATTTATTATTGCAAAACTCTGGATGAGCGATGTGCCTTACTATATTGGTTATTTTACTATATATAACTATTGGGGGTTTACTGAACAAGTTCCTCAAACTGTTTTTGTATTAAATACAAAGAAATCTCGTTCAAAAATAATATGTAATGTAAGATATAAAGCTGTTAAAATAAGTGAAAAGAAATATTATGGGATCAAAAGGGTAAGAATAAACCAAGAGGAAATATATATTAGCGATAAAGAACGAACTCTAGTAGATTTTATATATAATCCAATTGGTTCATTCGCAAATGTCAAGAAAGTATTGGAAGCCAATCTAAAACAAATTAATTTTACCAAGTTTATAAAATATCTGATATCTTTCCCTGTGATTTCTGTCAGAAGAAGAGCTGGTTATATTTTAGAGCAATTGGGTTATAAAAATTCAGAATTGGAAAGATTACAAAAAAATCTGGGCAATAAGACAACTTATACTGTATTAAATCCAAGAATACCTTGCAGAAAAGGGAAAATCAGTAAAACCTGGAAAGTTATTGTTAATGGATAAAGAACAACTAAAAGATATAATACCTGCATTGGCAAGAAAACATAATTTCAGACAGGCAATCGTAGAAAAAGATTATTACCTCACCATTATTTTGAATAATATTGATTCACATCTAAGCAACAAACTTATTTTTAAGGGTGGCTCACTTCTTAATAAAATTTATTTCAATTACAAAAGGTTAAGTGAAGACATTGATTTCACTTATTTGAGTAAAGACGAATTGAACTCGCGATCTAAAAGATCCAGGGCTATTGCACCAGTTAGAGAAAATATGAAGGAATTCTTAAGATATTTAGGCTTAAAAAGTAAAAATCCAGAGGGTGAAGGATTTAATAATTCTATGCAATATATTTTCAATATTTCATATCCTTCTTTTGTTACTGGAAAAGATGAAAGTATAAATATTGAGACTTCATTAAGACAAAAACCAATAGATAAACCGGTTTATAATGCAATCAGACATTTTTATAGAAATCCTTTTACAGACGAAGATTTAATCCCGGAAAATAAAATATTATCACTATCTCTAATTGAAGCTGTTGCTGAGAAATTGAAAGCTGCAATTACAAGAAAAGATTTGGCAATTCGTGATTATTATGATTTATGGCATATAGCAAAATCAGATTTCGATTTTTATAATAAAAAATTCCTTAATATTTTTAAGAAAAAACTCGGAGGTGAAGGTTATAAATGTGATTATCGTCATAATTTTGGTTTAGATAAAAATGCTGTTAACATACTTAATCATCAGGTAAAAACGGATCTAATACCAGTTATTCGTATTGGAGAACATTTCAA
The sequence above is a segment of the Candidatus Cloacimonadota bacterium genome. Coding sequences within it:
- a CDS encoding SpoIID/LytB domain-containing protein, which encodes MFKIISNKITKIVDDFLLYPLTHRLCIRWISLLFFTFLAISNYAAEIMDNKFYIDVEILPNANQIHLKSNGNLIISETDSPFQLEFSKPELSIQLTEKVETSPYWRVGIKKFSDKVSAEKFLKNFSECFAEPSSEIAYKNKELKQISNYSVYLKERFNSYESAKAMCEMDGWIEEKYSFSNSEVLIYDIKNDKEYFLNAPLNITSNKPIIVFQIPKTNFWDPKQFVTRSYEGNLKIQLNQLGKMNLIANVEFERYIAGVVPNEIGDDTPMEAMKTQAIAARSEALYKIIHKQHKDDGFDLCASVHCQVFSGLTDVTKKVKRAVGETEYMVGIYNFEIINAVYSTNCGGITENSNNVWGGKSVPYLTSIYDGKNSYKINLTNESKVKQWILGKQQVFCNTENEKGWIKNSYKWKKEFLKEDLEEHLNSISDLGKLKDIKILKRGNSGRILELKIIGTKNEIHLNNELQIRQAFSGLKSSLFFVQIIGNKVIFSGKGSGHGVGMCQVGAIQMAKEGYSAKEILKHYYTGIKITKIKLSN
- a CDS encoding type IV toxin-antitoxin system AbiEi family antitoxin encodes the protein MKNNEKIKLEYKSLSKDEVYLISRAEFEKQTVITTDYAKKLFTNSRKASKILDKLTRKERLIQIERGKYIVVPLKAPNQLWTPNEFIIAKLWMSDVPYYIGYFTIYNYWGFTEQVPQTVFVLNTKKSRSKIICNVRYKAVKISEKKYYGIKRVRINQEEIYISDKERTLVDFIYNPIGSFANVKKVLEANLKQINFTKFIKYLISFPVISVRRRAGYILEQLGYKNSELERLQKNLGNKTTYTVLNPRIPCRKGKISKTWKVIVNG
- a CDS encoding nucleotidyl transferase AbiEii/AbiGii toxin family protein, producing MDKEQLKDIIPALARKHNFRQAIVEKDYYLTIILNNIDSHLSNKLIFKGGSLLNKIYFNYKRLSEDIDFTYLSKDELNSRSKRSRAIAPVRENMKEFLRYLGLKSKNPEGEGFNNSMQYIFNISYPSFVTGKDESINIETSLRQKPIDKPVYNAIRHFYRNPFTDEDLIPENKILSLSLIEAVAEKLKAAITRKDLAIRDYYDLWHIAKSDFDFYNKKFLNIFKKKLGGEGYKCDYRHNFGLDKNAVNILNHQVKTDLIPVIRIGEHFNLEKVLERFNKILKEVNYS